CCGCCGCACGCGGTGACCTCCGGAGCGCCGCTGAGTTCGTCGAGAAGCGCTACGGCGACAAAGGCACGGCAGATGCCCTGACCCGCGCGCTGTCTGAAGGCGTGGCCGGTGACGGCGGCAACCTGGTGGAAACCCAGTACGCGGGCGACATGATCGAGCTGCTCTACGCCATGGCCGTCGTGCGGCAGAGCGGGGCGCGCGTGATTCCGCTGCCGAACGGCAACCTCACCATTCACCGGCAGGCCAGCGGCGTCAGCGGCGCGTACGCGGGCGAACTGCAAAACATCCCCGCTCAGCAGCCCACCACCGATACCGTGACCATGCAGGCCAAGAAGCTGTCGGTCATCGTGCCGGTCAGCAATGAACTCCTGCATGACACCAGCGGACGCGTGAACGAGCTGATCGTGGCTGACATCGGCCAGGGCCTGTCCTTGCGTGAGGACCTTGCGTTTCTGCGCGGTACGGGCGACAGCGGCCTCAGCCCAATCGGTGTGCTCAACCAGGCGGCAGCGGGAAACATCGCCACGTACACCACCCTGGCCAGTGCCATCGCGGGCGTGCGGGCCAAGTTGCGCGGCGCGAACCTACCGATGCGCTCGGTGGGCTGGATCTTCAACAGTGACGTGGAAGCCCAGTACTACAACGTGCTGAGCACCACCGGCGAGTACATCTACCGCGACGAGATGGACAACGGCAAGCTGCTCGGCTTCCCCTTCCGGATCAGCAACCAGATCCCCAGCAACCTCACCACCGCAGGCGGTACGGCGGGCACCGAGATCTACTTCGCCGACTGGAGCGAAGTGATGATCGGCGAGGCGTTGGCCTTGCAGATGGAAACCAGCCGCGAAGGCAGCTACTTCAACGGCACGGCCAACGTGAACGCCTTCGGCACTGACCAGACGCTCTTCCGCGCCATCACCCGCCACGACCTGGCTCTGCGGCACACCAGAGCAGTGGCCGTGGGCCGCGTCGACCTCACCACCGTTACCGCCCGCTAAACCGCCCAGCGCGGGCAATCACCCCACCTTCACGCCTTCAGGAGGCCACCACCATGGCAGACGAAACGAAAACGCCGGTCAGCAATGACCCCAACGTGCCCAGCGGTCCGCTCACCCAGCCGGGCGACGCGCTCAACAAGGCCCAGACCACTGAGCTGACTGGCACGGTGCCCACCACTCCCGCTGACACCGCCGGCACGGACGTGGCCAAGGCCGCCGATGCTGGGAACGGCGCAGTGGACGCGCAGGCTGCCGCGAAAGCGGGCCGCGCCAAGCGCGAAGCCGCCAACAACAAGAAGACCACCGACGACGCCGCTGGAGTTGTTCCCACCGGCGGCATCGTGCGCCAGCTCGAAGACGGCACCGAGACTGACCGGCGTACAGGTAGCAGCGCCGATAAGTCCCTGGCAGGTGAAGACCTCCCGGTGCTGCGGCCCAACGAGCCCGACCCCCGCCAGGGCGTGACGACGGGCGACCTGACCAACCCCGGCATCCCGGACGGTGAGGACATGGAGGCAGTGACGTTCCTGCGGTCCTACCACATCTACAACACGGGCGAGTCGGCGGTTTTCAGCGGGGCCGAGGCTGATCGCCTGAAGGCCCTGGGCGTCGCGGAGTAACCCGTGGCGCTGCTCTCGGCTTCGGACCTGAGCGGCGAGCTGACCCCGGCGCAGGCCCTCAGCCGGGCCGAGGCCAACATCGCCGCCGCCATCTGCCCCGGTCTGCCCGACCTGAGCGAACGCACCTGGGTCTGCGAGTACCGGATGCGCAACGATGGCCGCGCTTACGGCCTGCCGCTGTACGGGAAGCGGAGGCTCGGGCCGGAAGTGCTGCACTACTGGCCGATCACTGCGCTGGTCAGCGTGACGCAGGACGGCACCGACATCACAGGTGACTGCACCTTCGATACGTTCAGCATCCGCCGGGACGCTCTCAGTCTGGAGTTCGCGCCGCTGAGTCTGGTGGTGGCGATCTTCAAGACCGGCTGGCCGGACGGCAACAGCTTGCCGGTCAGCATCCAGCAGGCCATCCTCCTGACTGGGCGCAACCTGCTGGCCAGACCGGAAGGGGTGGTGAGCGAGAAGCTTGCTGACTGGGCACAAACCTACGAGACGCAAACAGGCGCTCTCCAGGAGGAAGCGCAGGCACTCCTCGCTCCCTGGACCTATCTGGGAGCTTGATGCAACTTCCAACCAGGCACCTCAAGCCCGTCACGATCCGTAGGCCAGGACAGGCAGACGTCCAAGCGGACGCCATTCTGTTCCAGAAGCATGATCCTTCAGCGCGTGGTCTGAAGATTCATGATCCCGAGTTCAAGACGCCGTCCTGGCGAGGGATGTTCCAACGGGATGCCCCGATCCAAGAGGCGGGCTACACGGTGATCGACGCCCAGGGCCGCACGTTCACGCCTGATGGTGATCCGGAAGACCCTGGCGGGCAGGGCGTCGCGCTGGTGGTTCGGCTCAATCCAGCTGCTGAGCGCACGCGCCTCCAGTCCCTGACGTTCACGCTGCCGGGTGCGCTGGTCCGTCAGCCGGGGACTGGAAACATGGTCAGCAGCTCAGCCGGGTCACTGACCGTGACCGCCCGCCTGACCCACAGCAATGATCCCCACGTCGTGCAGCTCGTCGGGGCCGACAGCGCCAGCACCGCCATCATCGGGCGCTGGGGCACGCTGGAGCACCCGACCCTCACGCCGCCCGGACTCAATGACGGCAGCCAGTGCCCGCTCGACGTGGACGGCCAGCCCGGCACGCTCACCATCATGCTGGCCTGGCCGGACGAAGACCTCAAGACCGAACAGCAATTTGGTGCCCGCTGGGTGGGCATCTGGAGGGTGAAAAAGACATGACCAAATCTGACGCTTTAGACCGCGTGAAAGTCGCCGAAGACCCCAATCAGGACGAAGCGGCGAGCATCTTCGTTGACGCCACCAGCGGAGCTGACATTGCCCACGTGACCGTCAACCCCAACCTGGTCAGCACGGACGCCCTGGCCGGGTATCAGGTACGCGGGGCAGTGGCCAGCGTGCTGGAAGGGCTGCGGCGCTACAACCGCACCATGACCCGCAAGTACGGCACCTACGACGCTGAGCAGCTCCAGTTCGATCAGGCCATCAGCCGCGCCGAGTTTGAGCTGGAGCAACTGGTGCATGCCGGGCCGCCGGTGTCGAACGGGGCACCTGAAATTCCAGCGCCGCCTGCGCCAGTAGCGGACCCTGTGACGGTGGTCACGCCTGATCCCGTCCAAGCTGCGCCGTCCGCCTCTGACTCCGCTCCGGCCCAGACTCCGGCCCCTGACCCTGCGCCCGCTCCCGAGGTGACCGATGCCGGTAACCCTGACGCTCAACCTGCTCCAGCTCCAGACCAAAGCTGAAGTCGGCTTCGCGGCGGCGGTGCATGGGTACGCCGACAAGGCAAACGCCGCCTTCGAGGATGAGTCCTGGCAGTGGGCTGGCACCACCCGCCGCAAGAACGGTGAGGTCGCCGGAAGTCCGCGCAACCTCGTGGACACCGGTGAGCTGAGGGACAGCCAGCAGGAACCGCAGATCACCGGCCTCACCGCCCGCATCACCTGGGACGCGCCGTATGCCGCCGCCGTGTTCCTGGGCGCGACCGACCGCAAGCGCGCCTACAGCCTGCCGGGGCGCAACCTGCCGCAGCAGGTGGCTGACAAATTCAACTTCGCGGAGGTGTTTATCCGGTATTTCGAGCTATGAACCTGCCCACAGCGGCAGACATCCGAGATCAGATCGAACTGGCGCTGGCCGCTGGCGGTGTCAGCGTCGGCACCTACACCCATCCGGGCGGCCAGACAAGCGCGGCCATCAGCGTCGGCGACCCGGAAGCGGGCACCGAAGCCAGCGGCCTGGAAGTGCTGATCGCCCGGAACCCGGACCGCAAGATTCTCAGCGGCTTCGAATTCCTGGGCTTCGTCGAGGAGTGGCCAGTGAAGTTCATCAACTGGGACAACGCCGACCTCGAAGACGCCGCCAACGCCATCGCTGCTGTGTTTCATCCGCTGGCCGACGACCCGAAGATTCTGCCTGCCAGCCCCGACGACCCCGAGCAACTGTTCCTCAAGCTGACGGCTGACCCCGTCTAAGGAGACCCACCATGGCCAATCCCACCAAACCCGCTGGAACCCAGTACCGTTTCGGCAAGAATGCTGTTGTCCGCGTTGCGCCCGGCATGGCCGACGGCACCAAGCCCCTCGCTGCTAGCTTCAAGGTTCTGTGCCTGGTCAAGGACGTCAGCATCGGCCTGACCAACGGCAAGATCAGCCTGGAGAACTTCTGCACCAACGGCAACACCATCGACATCCCGGACGGCACCAGCATGGGCGAAATGACCATCGGCACCGCCAACTGGACCGAAGGTGACCTCGCGCTCCAGATCATGGAAGCCGCCGCGCAGAACACCCTGGGCACCGACACCGGTTTTGACGTGTGGGTGGAAGTCTGCCCGCTCGGCATCGGCACCACCAAGCCCATCTACGACCTGCCCATCTGGGTCGAGAAGTGGGACATGAAAATCCCCGACAAGGGCGTCATCACCGTCGATCACACCGTCAGCGTCTACGGCAAGCCCCAGCCCGGCACCCAGGCCTGATGACCGTCCTGTGGCGTGATCGCTGGGACGACACGCCGCAGGTCGTCGTGTTCGCCTACGACGACGTTCAGGACGGCGTGCTGGTGGACGCTGTCCTGATGATCAACAGCGAGCTGCCTGGGCTGCCCGTCACGCTCACCGATCCCTTCGGCGCGAGCTTCACCCTGCGCCTGCCGGAAACCTATTTGACTGTCGAGACCCCGCTGGTCGTCGTGGGCGTGGACCTCGAACTGGAGCCATCCAAATCAATGACCCATGACTGAAGTCACGAGTTTGTGTCTGGATTCCATCGCAATTCCGCGTACCTCGAAAGGCGTGCAGCTTTGACTTCAACATCCGACACATCAGGGCGCACTGATAAAGCACCCGTACTCATCCAGTCTTGCCGGACAAGCAGCGTTCGTAAAGCAATATTCACACTCGCAACCCTGTCGGAGTGACCCGCATGACCACAGACTTCACACTCAAACATCAACCCCGCGTTCGGCCTATTCCCCTTCGAGGTATGGCCGCACTTCGGGCACGCTTGAGACGTGTAATTTGCATCAACCTTAACCGCCAGACTCCCGAACAGCGGAGCTTTATAGGCAAGATTGAATTGCAACTCCTGAAAGCTCCACTGACTGCGGCGGCGTTTGGCCCGTCTCGCCTTTCTGCTGGCGTTCGGGTTACTGCGTCCTTCAGTGCGCTCACGGATGTTGGTCAAGTCTTCCAGGCCGAAAATCGAACCTGGGAAGCGGGTCAACAGCATCTTGGCAAGCGAGTGATTTCTGTCAGCGACGAACCGTCTTTCCCTTCCCGACAAACTCACCAAACGGCGAGTCGCGGAACGGGTGCCTTTACGCTGGAGGGATTTCTTTGTACGAGCGAACTGGTCTTTTTTCTGCCGGACCGCCGCCCCCTTCTCAAACAGGCTCTGCCCATTCATGTCGGTGGCAACGAAGTGGTAACGCTGCCCCACGTCCACGCCGACTACAGATTTGTGATTGGCAGGAACGGGATCGGGAAGGGTGATGTTCAGGGCGACGATCAGGTAATACTGCTTCTTCGACTTCTGGTAGTAGAGCTTGGCCGCCCCCGTTTCCGCGCCCTGAGCGATGTAGTCAAGGTGCTTCTGGTAGCCGTCGAACTCCAGCACAAGGCGTCCGTCCAGCGTCCCAACGCTGACCTTGCCATCCTTTTTCCACGAGTAGTCGCGCCCGTGCTGGTACTCCAGCGTGCGGCTGACGAACTTCATGGGGTTGTCAAGGCCCTTATAGCGGCGCTTGGTAAAGCCTTTCTCACGGGCCTTCTGATTCTGCTTGGCTTTCGTCCACTGCGTCTTGTACGACGCGGCAACTTGGCGCTCGGCAGTGCAGGCGAGTTGAGAACCCAACCCGAAGCGTTCCCGCAAGGTTCCGTAAGTTTCCTTATGGAGCTTGGGAACGGAAGTGGTCTTACCCAGATCAAAGGCCATCTGCGAAGCAAAGTTCAACCCGTCGCGGTACGCCAACGTCACGGCGTCCAGAGCAAGTTTCTGCTCCGGGGTGTGCCGCAATTTTAGCTTCGCGCTCAGCATGATCTTCACACAACGAGGTTATCCCATATGAGTTTAATAGATTGTAATGCTTTGGTCTTTGTTGCCCCTGCGGGGCAGAGCCTTTTCCTCCCACGACTCAAGTCGCGGGTCTCCAAGGCTCAGGGATGAAGAAGAACCTCGTCTTTGCGAGCCGCCACCATCAGAACCTGCCGTTCATCCTCGGGGCCATGACCTTCCTGAGCAAGCGCCTGAACGGGGAGGAAGAGCTGCTTCTGGCAACGGCTGTAGATCCCAACCTGACCAATGAGCAGAAGCTCGACGAGCAGGCCCAGCGCATGGCCGATCTGCTCAAGGCCCGGCAGGTC
This portion of the Deinococcus rubellus genome encodes:
- a CDS encoding phage major capsid protein, producing the protein MPLTKEELAQMRAAITEEVDTLKTSHKKEADDLRAQLKTAEDARSAAEAQSRRPALYGSEGHATVRSVETKEDRRQHVIQRIGNFTRGLAAARGDLRSAAEFVEKRYGDKGTADALTRALSEGVAGDGGNLVETQYAGDMIELLYAMAVVRQSGARVIPLPNGNLTIHRQASGVSGAYAGELQNIPAQQPTTDTVTMQAKKLSVIVPVSNELLHDTSGRVNELIVADIGQGLSLREDLAFLRGTGDSGLSPIGVLNQAAAGNIATYTTLASAIAGVRAKLRGANLPMRSVGWIFNSDVEAQYYNVLSTTGEYIYRDEMDNGKLLGFPFRISNQIPSNLTTAGGTAGTEIYFADWSEVMIGEALALQMETSREGSYFNGTANVNAFGTDQTLFRAITRHDLALRHTRAVAVGRVDLTTVTAR
- a CDS encoding RNA-guided endonuclease InsQ/TnpB family protein, whose translation is MLSAKLKLRHTPEQKLALDAVTLAYRDGLNFASQMAFDLGKTTSVPKLHKETYGTLRERFGLGSQLACTAERQVAASYKTQWTKAKQNQKAREKGFTKRRYKGLDNPMKFVSRTLEYQHGRDYSWKKDGKVSVGTLDGRLVLEFDGYQKHLDYIAQGAETGAAKLYYQKSKKQYYLIVALNITLPDPVPANHKSVVGVDVGQRYHFVATDMNGQSLFEKGAAVRQKKDQFARTKKSLQRKGTRSATRRLVSLSGRERRFVADRNHSLAKMLLTRFPGSIFGLEDLTNIRERTEGRSNPNASRKARRAKRRRSQWSFQELQFNLAYKAPLFGSLAVKVDANYTSQACPKCGHTSKGNRPNAGLMFECEVCGHAGHSDRVASVNIALRTLLVRQDWMSTGALSVRPDVSDVEVKAARLSRYAELRWNPDTNS